A window of Chryseobacterium viscerum contains these coding sequences:
- a CDS encoding 2OG-Fe(II) oxygenase: MEKIELHPQIFLIEDFLTETECDHYISLSQEKVFEEAKINVFGRQQMNKGVRNNDRLMIFDETMAEDLFKKASEFLPQEQDGYQLLNFNEMLRVYRYAPGQQFKMHRDGSYIRNENEKSFYTFMIYLNDDFEGGETEFENLFTVAPKKGTALIFHHPLRHEGKTLISGLKYVLRTDVMYSKI; encoded by the coding sequence ATGGAAAAAATAGAACTACACCCACAGATATTTCTGATTGAAGATTTTCTTACCGAAACAGAATGTGATCATTATATCAGTCTTTCGCAGGAAAAAGTTTTTGAAGAAGCAAAGATTAATGTATTCGGACGCCAGCAGATGAATAAAGGAGTCAGAAATAATGATAGGCTAATGATCTTTGATGAAACAATGGCTGAAGATCTGTTTAAAAAAGCATCTGAATTTCTACCTCAGGAACAAGATGGATATCAGCTTCTTAACTTTAATGAAATGCTTAGAGTGTATCGATATGCTCCCGGACAACAGTTTAAAATGCACAGAGATGGAAGCTATATCAGAAATGAAAATGAGAAAAGCTTTTACACCTTTATGATCTATCTAAATGATGATTTTGAAGGAGGAGAAACAGAATTTGAAAACCTGTTTACAGTAGCTCCTAAAAAAGGGACGGCTCTTATTTTTCACCACCCGTTAAGGCATGAAGGAAAAACTCTGATCAGCGGATTGAAATATGTTTTGAGAACAGATGTAATGTATTCAAAAATTTAA
- a CDS encoding NADAR family protein codes for MNYTLQNITERFQKKERIKFLFFWGHTAKDIVTKSCFSQWYPGKFEENGIIYKTAEHYMMAGKARLFNDPETEEEILKAATPNQAKALGRKVKNFNPILWDEHKYEIVTQGNLLKFSQNQKFKDFLLSTADKILVEASPYDRIWGIGMLETDSRAENPLLWNGENLLGFALMEVRDELRK; via the coding sequence ATGAATTACACCTTACAGAATATTACAGAACGTTTTCAAAAGAAGGAAAGAATAAAATTTCTTTTTTTCTGGGGGCATACCGCAAAAGATATTGTCACCAAATCATGTTTTAGCCAATGGTATCCTGGAAAATTTGAAGAAAACGGGATCATATATAAAACTGCAGAACACTATATGATGGCCGGAAAAGCAAGATTATTTAATGATCCTGAAACAGAAGAAGAAATCTTAAAGGCGGCAACTCCCAACCAGGCAAAAGCTTTAGGCCGAAAAGTAAAAAACTTTAATCCGATACTTTGGGACGAGCATAAGTATGAAATTGTAACCCAGGGAAATCTTTTAAAATTCTCTCAAAATCAGAAATTTAAAGACTTTCTTTTGTCAACCGCAGATAAAATTCTTGTGGAAGCGAGTCCTTATGACAGGATCTGGGGAATTGGGATGCTGGAAACAGATAGCAGAGCAGAAAATCCTTTACTCTGGAATGGAGAAAATCTTTTAGGATTTGCTTTGATGGAAGTAAGAGATGAATTAAGAAAGTAA
- a CDS encoding NUDIX hydrolase, giving the protein MESPKKLQDIKVAVDAVIFGYFDKKDLQILLIKRNIEPFKGGWALPGGLVLDEESVDDAVKRELYEEAGIKPDFLEQLYTFGNLGRDPRNRVVSIAYLGLVNPSYHELFADSDAEDAQWFSINKLPSVAFDHKTIIETALKRLRTKIQYQPIGFNLLNEEFPFSDLENLYKTIVGQEIDRRNFRKKIMSYGLLNETNNVKKEGSGRPGKLFTFNKEKYKELEEQGFYFEIK; this is encoded by the coding sequence ATGGAGTCTCCAAAAAAATTACAGGATATAAAAGTGGCTGTAGATGCCGTCATTTTCGGATATTTTGATAAAAAAGATCTTCAGATCCTTCTTATTAAAAGAAATATCGAACCTTTTAAAGGAGGCTGGGCGCTTCCGGGAGGGCTTGTTCTTGATGAGGAAAGCGTAGATGATGCGGTAAAACGGGAACTTTATGAAGAAGCAGGCATAAAGCCTGATTTTCTGGAGCAACTCTACACATTTGGTAATCTGGGCCGGGATCCGAGGAACAGAGTGGTTTCTATAGCTTATCTGGGGCTTGTGAACCCATCTTATCATGAACTGTTTGCAGATTCTGATGCAGAAGATGCACAATGGTTCAGTATTAATAAACTTCCTTCAGTGGCTTTTGACCACAAAACAATTATTGAGACTGCTTTAAAAAGACTTCGCACAAAAATTCAATATCAACCAATCGGCTTCAATCTTCTCAATGAAGAATTTCCCTTCTCAGACCTTGAAAATCTTTATAAAACAATTGTAGGTCAGGAAATAGACAGGAGAAATTTCCGTAAGAAAATCATGAGTTACGGACTGCTTAATGAAACCAATAATGTTAAAAAAGAAGGCAGCGGCAGGCCTGGTAAGCTTTTTACATTCAATAAAGAGAAATATAAAGAGCTTGAAGAACAGGGCTTTTATTTTGAAATTAAATAG
- a CDS encoding DUF1579 domain-containing protein, with translation MKNVLTILFIAFLLTACEKGKTTAANTADKADSASTSEWKPVDSATAMKDWMAYSTPGEMQKMLAKSDGTWTGETTMWMENGAKPMMSKSEATNKMMFGGRYQITNHKGDFMGMPFEGMSIVGYDNAKKKFVSTWIDNMGTGIMHSEGDWNASTKSVEFKGKMTDPSRPGKDCDFREVFTFVDDNNQKLEMYGPDSKTGKEYKTMEIKYTRKK, from the coding sequence ATGAAAAATGTATTAACAATTCTTTTTATTGCTTTTTTATTAACAGCATGTGAGAAAGGAAAAACAACTGCAGCCAATACTGCTGACAAAGCCGATTCTGCTTCGACTTCTGAATGGAAACCCGTAGATTCCGCAACAGCCATGAAAGACTGGATGGCATACTCAACTCCGGGAGAAATGCAAAAAATGCTGGCAAAATCTGACGGAACCTGGACAGGAGAAACTACCATGTGGATGGAAAACGGAGCAAAACCTATGATGAGTAAATCTGAAGCTACCAATAAAATGATGTTTGGCGGACGTTATCAGATCACAAATCACAAAGGTGACTTTATGGGAATGCCATTTGAGGGTATGAGCATTGTAGGATATGACAACGCAAAGAAGAAGTTTGTCAGTACTTGGATAGACAATATGGGAACCGGAATCATGCATAGCGAAGGAGATTGGAATGCTTCCACAAAATCAGTTGAATTTAAAGGAAAAATGACTGATCCTTCAAGACCTGGAAAAGATTGTGACTTCAGAGAGGTTTTCACATTTGTAGATGATAATAATCAAAAGCTGGAAATGTATGGCCCTGATTCCAAAACAGGGAAAGAGTACAAAACAATGGAAATAAAGTATACCCGTAAAAAATAA
- the dinD gene encoding DNA damage-inducible protein D has product MKSEEIKDLFYKFEEAASELEGIECWSARDLQILLGYSKWENFEKVIIKAKDACKNVGELIEYHFPDVRKTIQMPKGAEKEIDDILLTRYGCYLIAQNGDSRKQEISFAQNYFAVQTRRAELVEQRLLEYERIKAREKLSQTEKQLSGILYERGVDSQGFAVIRSKGDQALFRLNTQMLKKKMGVPESRPVADFLPTISIKAKDLAAEMTGLNVQNKNLKGQLNIEEEHIDNNVAVRNMLTNRGIIPEDLPPAEDVKKLQRKLDGDEKKVLKQTKKPFKK; this is encoded by the coding sequence ATGAAATCAGAAGAAATAAAAGATTTATTCTATAAATTTGAAGAAGCAGCCTCTGAACTGGAGGGGATAGAATGCTGGAGTGCAAGAGATTTACAAATATTATTGGGATATAGTAAATGGGAAAACTTTGAAAAAGTAATTATTAAAGCCAAAGATGCTTGTAAAAACGTTGGAGAGTTAATTGAGTATCATTTTCCTGATGTCAGGAAAACGATACAAATGCCTAAAGGAGCGGAGAAAGAAATAGATGATATTTTACTAACAAGATATGGTTGTTACTTAATCGCACAAAATGGAGATAGTAGAAAACAGGAAATCTCATTTGCTCAGAATTATTTTGCGGTACAAACTAGAAGAGCGGAATTGGTGGAACAGAGGTTATTAGAATATGAAAGAATCAAAGCTCGCGAAAAATTAAGTCAGACTGAAAAACAACTTTCAGGAATTTTATATGAAAGAGGTGTTGATAGCCAGGGATTTGCTGTTATAAGAAGTAAAGGAGATCAAGCGCTTTTTCGTTTAAATACACAAATGTTAAAGAAAAAAATGGGAGTTCCTGAAAGCAGACCAGTAGCAGACTTTTTACCTACAATTAGTATTAAAGCTAAAGATCTTGCAGCAGAAATGACAGGTTTGAATGTTCAAAATAAAAATTTAAAAGGACAGCTGAATATTGAAGAAGAACATATAGATAATAATGTTGCTGTTAGAAATATGCTGACAAACAGAGGAATAATCCCTGAAGATTTACCTCCGGCAGAGGATGTAAAAAAGTTACAAAGAAAATTAGATGGTGATGAAAAGAAAGTTTTAAAACAAACTAAAAAACCTTTTAAGAAATAA
- the lepA gene encoding translation elongation factor 4, protein MKNIRNFCIIAHIDHGKSTLADRLLEYTNTVTQRELQSQTLDDMDLEKERGITIKSHAIQMDYEYKGEKYILNLIDTPGHVDFSYEVSRSIAACEGALLIVDAAQSIQAQTISNLYLALENDLTIIPILNKIDLPSANPEEVTDEIMNLIGCEYEDVLRVSGKTGEGVHHLLEQIVERIPAPVGNPDGPLQALIFDSVYNPFRGIEAYFKVVNGSITKNEKIKFFATGKEYGADEVGTLKLKQVPKKTIQCGDVGYLVSGIKDAREVKVGDTITSFEKPAEGPIDGFEEVKPMVFAGIYPIDSEDFEELRFSLEKLRLNDASLVFEPESSAALGFGFRCGFLGMLHMEIVQERLDREFNMNVITTVPNVSYFGYTKKEPEVPILINNPSEMMDPSTMDRVEEPFIKASIITKSDFVGAVMTLCIEKRGEIVNQSYLTSERVELIFNMPLAEVVFDFYDRLKSISKGYASFDYHPIGFRASKLVKMDILINGDMVDALSSLIHDSNAYYIGKRMCEKLRELIPRQQFDIAVQAALGTKVIARETIKALRKDVTAKCYGGDISRKRKLLEKQKEGKKKMKQIGRVEVPQSAFMAVLKLND, encoded by the coding sequence ATGAAAAACATACGAAATTTTTGCATAATCGCTCATATCGACCACGGTAAAAGTACCCTGGCAGACCGTCTATTGGAGTATACGAATACCGTGACCCAAAGAGAATTACAGTCTCAGACGCTTGATGATATGGATTTGGAGAAAGAACGTGGGATTACAATCAAGTCACACGCCATCCAAATGGATTATGAGTATAAAGGAGAAAAATATATTTTAAACCTTATTGATACACCGGGACACGTTGACTTTTCTTATGAAGTATCCCGTTCTATTGCTGCCTGTGAAGGAGCACTTCTTATCGTAGATGCTGCACAGAGTATTCAGGCACAAACCATCAGCAACCTGTATCTGGCGTTGGAAAATGATTTGACAATCATTCCGATTCTAAATAAAATTGACCTTCCGTCTGCAAATCCTGAAGAAGTAACAGATGAGATTATGAATCTTATCGGATGTGAATATGAAGATGTATTGAGAGTTTCAGGAAAAACAGGAGAAGGTGTTCATCATCTTTTGGAGCAGATCGTAGAAAGAATTCCTGCACCGGTAGGAAATCCTGACGGACCGCTTCAGGCCCTGATTTTTGACTCTGTATACAACCCGTTCAGAGGCATTGAAGCCTATTTCAAAGTGGTGAACGGAAGCATTACTAAGAACGAAAAAATTAAGTTCTTCGCAACCGGAAAAGAATATGGAGCTGATGAAGTAGGAACATTGAAATTGAAACAGGTTCCGAAGAAAACCATTCAGTGTGGAGATGTAGGGTACCTGGTTTCCGGAATTAAAGATGCCCGTGAGGTAAAAGTAGGAGATACCATCACTTCTTTTGAAAAACCAGCTGAAGGCCCTATCGATGGATTCGAGGAAGTAAAGCCAATGGTGTTTGCCGGGATTTATCCAATTGATTCTGAGGATTTTGAAGAACTTAGGTTCTCCCTTGAAAAATTAAGACTTAATGATGCTTCTTTGGTTTTTGAACCAGAAAGTTCTGCTGCTCTTGGTTTTGGTTTCCGTTGCGGATTCTTAGGAATGCTTCACATGGAAATCGTTCAGGAACGTCTTGACAGAGAGTTTAATATGAACGTAATCACAACAGTACCGAACGTTTCATATTTTGGATATACTAAAAAAGAACCTGAAGTTCCGATTCTGATCAACAATCCGTCTGAAATGATGGATCCTTCAACAATGGATAGAGTAGAAGAACCTTTCATCAAGGCTTCAATCATTACAAAATCCGATTTCGTAGGAGCAGTAATGACATTATGTATCGAAAAGAGGGGGGAGATCGTTAACCAGAGTTATTTAACATCAGAAAGAGTGGAACTGATTTTCAATATGCCGCTTGCTGAAGTTGTATTTGACTTCTATGACAGATTAAAATCAATCTCTAAAGGATATGCTTCCTTCGATTATCACCCAATCGGATTCAGAGCTTCCAAGCTTGTAAAAATGGATATCCTGATCAATGGTGATATGGTAGATGCACTATCTTCATTGATCCATGATTCTAATGCTTATTATATCGGTAAAAGAATGTGTGAAAAGCTTCGTGAGCTGATTCCGAGACAACAGTTTGATATTGCTGTTCAGGCTGCATTGGGGACGAAAGTAATCGCAAGAGAAACCATTAAAGCCTTAAGAAAAGACGTTACAGCAAAATGTTACGGTGGAGATATTTCCAGAAAACGTAAGCTATTGGAAAAGCAGAAAGAAGGAAAGAAGAAAATGAAGCAGATTGGTAGAGTAGAAGTACCACAATCAGCGTTCATGGCTGTATTAAAACTGAATGATTAA
- a CDS encoding RNA polymerase sigma factor has protein sequence MKIKDAEIISLMQNPRTQDKGVRALMDAYQSRLYWHIRRIIVDGDLAQDTLQETFIKAYQNFHQFKNDSQLYTWLYRIATNEALQQVNKMKKMQKTDEDPEYHMQNLVADNTEGDAEEIQILLQSAIQSLPEKQKLVFMMRYYDDLPYEEISKIVDMSVGTLKTNYHYAKQKIEDYIKENYER, from the coding sequence ATGAAGATTAAGGACGCGGAAATTATTTCGTTGATGCAGAATCCACGGACCCAGGATAAAGGTGTCCGGGCCTTGATGGATGCCTATCAAAGCAGATTGTACTGGCACATAAGAAGAATTATTGTGGACGGAGATCTTGCACAGGATACTTTGCAGGAAACTTTTATTAAAGCTTATCAAAATTTTCATCAGTTCAAAAATGATAGCCAGCTGTATACCTGGTTGTACAGAATTGCAACCAACGAAGCATTACAGCAGGTGAACAAAATGAAGAAGATGCAGAAAACTGATGAAGATCCTGAGTATCACATGCAGAATCTTGTGGCTGACAATACAGAAGGAGATGCCGAAGAAATACAGATTTTGCTGCAGAGCGCTATACAAAGCCTGCCCGAGAAGCAGAAACTGGTATTTATGATGCGGTATTATGATGATTTGCCCTACGAAGAAATATCAAAAATTGTAGATATGTCAGTAGGAACTTTGAAAACAAATTATCATTATGCCAAACAGAAGATAGAAGATTATATTAAAGAAAATTACGAAAGATAA
- a CDS encoding Rossmann-like and DUF2520 domain-containing protein, with protein MQIVIIGSGNVAYHMAKALKSIPLAQIFGRNEKELSKISEELNIPYSTDHLEEADLYIICVSDNSVEEVSKIITKKDCLVSHTSGSLPKEVLAGEYRKASFYPLQTFSKSKELEYEKIPFFVEAENEGDQKILLDLASQISEKVMESSHEKRKYIHLTAVFACNFVNHLFSRAKEISDSQEIPFDYFLPLIDETVQKIYEIEPKQAQTGPAVRNDVRILQLHEELLKDESLEIYKTMNHSIQKMYGL; from the coding sequence ATGCAAATTGTAATCATTGGTTCCGGAAATGTTGCCTATCATATGGCAAAAGCTTTGAAAAGCATTCCCCTGGCCCAGATTTTTGGCAGGAACGAAAAAGAATTAAGTAAGATTTCAGAAGAATTAAACATTCCTTATTCCACAGATCATCTGGAGGAAGCGGATCTTTATATCATCTGTGTAAGTGATAATTCTGTAGAGGAAGTTTCAAAGATTATTACCAAAAAAGACTGTCTGGTTTCCCATACATCAGGATCACTTCCAAAAGAAGTCTTGGCTGGTGAGTACAGGAAAGCCAGCTTCTATCCTTTACAGACCTTTTCAAAATCAAAAGAGCTGGAATATGAAAAAATTCCATTTTTCGTAGAAGCAGAAAATGAAGGAGATCAGAAAATATTGCTTGACCTCGCTTCACAGATTTCAGAAAAAGTAATGGAAAGCAGCCACGAAAAAAGAAAATATATTCATTTAACAGCTGTTTTTGCCTGTAATTTTGTGAATCATCTTTTTTCAAGGGCTAAAGAAATTTCGGATTCTCAGGAGATTCCGTTTGATTATTTTTTACCGCTGATTGATGAAACGGTTCAGAAAATTTATGAAATTGAACCTAAACAGGCACAGACCGGACCTGCAGTGAGAAATGACGTAAGAATTTTACAGCTGCATGAAGAGTTATTAAAAGACGAAAGTCTTGAAATTTATAAAACAATGAATCATTCTATTCAGAAAATGTATGGGTTATAA
- a CDS encoding KdsC family phosphatase, giving the protein MGYKEKLKDIKAFVFDVDGVFTDGSVYLLPGGNMCRVMNVLDGYAVVKALKNNYLIGVITGGNDEMVKHRINYLGIQDYYPKSHNKIEDFEDFKKKHNLKNEEILTMGDDLPDIHIMESSAIAACPENAVPEVKGISDYISPKKGGAGAVRDVIEQVMKVQGNWHDDNTQSV; this is encoded by the coding sequence ATGGGTTATAAAGAGAAATTAAAAGATATTAAGGCATTTGTATTTGATGTTGACGGAGTTTTCACAGACGGAAGTGTTTATCTACTTCCCGGAGGAAATATGTGCAGGGTAATGAATGTTCTGGACGGATATGCAGTAGTAAAGGCATTAAAAAATAACTATTTGATTGGAGTGATTACCGGTGGAAATGATGAAATGGTAAAACACAGAATCAATTATCTGGGTATCCAGGATTACTACCCTAAATCCCACAACAAAATAGAGGATTTTGAAGATTTTAAGAAGAAACATAACCTTAAAAATGAAGAAATCCTGACGATGGGTGATGATCTTCCGGATATTCATATTATGGAAAGTTCAGCTATTGCGGCATGCCCTGAAAATGCAGTTCCTGAGGTAAAAGGAATCTCCGATTATATTTCTCCGAAAAAAGGAGGAGCCGGAGCAGTACGCGATGTGATTGAACAGGTAATGAAGGTGCAGGGAAACTGGCATGATGATAATACTCAATCTGTATAA
- a CDS encoding Maf family nucleotide pyrophosphatase, which translates to MKLLLASQSPRRKELLSSLGFEFEVVKIDCEEILPAHIKIEEAAAYLSDLKADAFRPLEVDEVLLTADTVVAIDNQILGKPKDEADAFMMLQSLSGRTHQVYTGITIKTADKSITETDVADVTLDKLSDKEINYYIQNYKPFDKAGSYGIQEWLGMAKITSLTGSFYTIMGLPTHLVYKILKETSMI; encoded by the coding sequence ATGAAATTACTTTTAGCATCTCAATCGCCAAGAAGAAAAGAACTTCTTTCAAGCCTTGGTTTTGAATTTGAAGTCGTAAAAATTGACTGTGAGGAAATTCTTCCTGCACATATAAAAATTGAAGAAGCCGCAGCTTACCTGTCTGATTTAAAAGCTGATGCTTTCAGACCTCTGGAGGTAGATGAAGTCCTACTGACTGCTGATACTGTAGTAGCTATTGACAATCAGATTCTTGGAAAGCCCAAAGATGAAGCTGACGCCTTTATGATGCTTCAAAGCCTTTCAGGAAGAACCCATCAGGTTTACACAGGAATTACTATCAAAACGGCAGATAAATCTATTACCGAAACCGATGTTGCCGATGTTACTCTTGATAAGCTCTCTGATAAAGAAATAAACTATTATATTCAAAACTATAAGCCTTTCGATAAAGCGGGCAGCTATGGTATTCAGGAATGGCTTGGAATGGCAAAGATCACAAGCCTTACAGGAAGTTTTTATACCATTATGGGACTTCCTACCCACCTTGTTTACAAAATATTGAAAGAAACCTCTATGATTTAA
- a CDS encoding tetratricopeptide repeat protein → MKKNILFLLVICLVASCATKTKKPEQRSKLLKGFSTYYNTLFNAKDALNSEFTTRDKGHKDNFYAPYIPILTYEEQPLGSDLGQSEAFAENSMKMAEVANKPSGRGNSGIPNIPGGPQGNAPARPDGEQGKGATTLEIAEAKALKAINKYSVTRNGEEKNKQIFDAYMILAQARIYRGKSLEALDALNYVFTHMKDDKRIALARIYQGLAYDQIKDYHRAHETFAKLKGEDINKSYAKLLSIYYSESLLDAGKKEEAAKELDEAFELNSNRKLKSRIAYLRGQVLENLNQNDKARESYTAAYKYANDFEFEVKSQIAIAKTFNGKGDYAGAKNYLEGISKKGTYGSRKNEFYYALGLMANKAGKKDEAQQFFRKSLFEKVSDPQIRGLAYYEIGKSYLDKNDYIGAGSYYDSALAVMTYEPSKILLKDQSAYIKKISKNYYLIKKNDSILSLAKMDEGQKTDYFTKYIAKLKIKEEKEEQERRRAERSKGFDTGDYSANSIFANSSNAFEDFGVTTKGFYFGNTGTVSKGTSTFKQVWGDRALADNWRFSKKMASIEDMKNEALGVTSAPNPRRFEPSYYIEQIPTDQGKLSQLKKDRDTASLGLGIMYQNYFTNTPLATKTLYDLVDVKPEEKVMLQALYEIFAMNYEKNPQASERAKQILLADYPYTSYAEFARNPKNKSFVKSTEEVENEYKKAYALFESEKFAESKEVIDQTLQKFPKDALVPKLYLLNAFNAGKSSGKEVMILQLEQIALNYSKTPEGIRAKEMLVYLKSDLSFQATDNKGNAVPQQPGGTPAQPNAQNTGVPQMNNGKVQKLENISTQTLNMGPAPQQGNPSQQQQKNKKTTETTKPASKAPPRPQ, encoded by the coding sequence ATGAAAAAGAATATATTATTCCTTTTAGTGATATGCCTTGTTGCTTCCTGTGCTACCAAGACAAAAAAGCCGGAGCAGCGATCAAAGCTATTGAAAGGATTTTCCACATATTATAATACTCTTTTTAATGCGAAAGATGCATTAAACAGTGAGTTTACAACCAGAGATAAAGGACATAAAGATAATTTTTATGCCCCTTATATTCCTATTCTTACCTATGAAGAACAGCCTTTAGGAAGTGATCTTGGACAATCGGAGGCTTTTGCCGAAAACTCCATGAAAATGGCTGAAGTAGCCAACAAACCTTCAGGAAGAGGAAATTCCGGAATACCGAATATCCCTGGTGGGCCACAAGGAAATGCCCCTGCAAGACCTGACGGAGAACAAGGTAAAGGAGCTACCACTCTTGAAATTGCAGAAGCAAAAGCTTTAAAAGCAATTAATAAATATTCTGTCACCAGAAACGGTGAAGAGAAAAATAAACAGATTTTTGATGCCTATATGATTCTTGCCCAGGCGAGAATTTATAGAGGTAAATCCCTGGAAGCGCTGGATGCTCTTAATTATGTGTTCACCCACATGAAAGACGATAAAAGAATTGCACTGGCAAGAATTTATCAGGGTCTTGCCTATGATCAAATCAAAGATTATCACAGAGCTCATGAAACTTTTGCTAAACTGAAAGGAGAAGACATTAATAAAAGCTATGCAAAACTGCTGAGCATCTATTATTCTGAATCTCTGTTGGATGCAGGTAAAAAGGAAGAGGCCGCCAAAGAACTTGATGAAGCTTTTGAACTGAACAGCAACAGAAAACTAAAGAGTAGAATTGCTTATCTGAGAGGTCAGGTTTTAGAAAATCTGAACCAGAATGACAAAGCAAGAGAAAGCTATACCGCAGCATATAAATATGCCAATGATTTTGAGTTTGAAGTAAAATCTCAGATTGCCATTGCTAAAACTTTTAATGGTAAAGGTGACTATGCCGGAGCCAAAAATTATCTGGAAGGAATCAGTAAGAAAGGTACTTACGGTTCCAGAAAAAATGAATTTTATTATGCTTTAGGTTTAATGGCCAACAAAGCGGGAAAAAAAGATGAAGCCCAACAATTCTTCAGAAAATCTCTTTTTGAAAAGGTTTCTGACCCTCAGATCCGTGGATTGGCTTATTACGAAATAGGTAAAAGCTATCTTGACAAGAATGATTACATTGGAGCCGGAAGCTATTATGACTCTGCGCTTGCAGTAATGACATATGAGCCCTCAAAAATCCTTTTAAAAGACCAGTCTGCCTACATCAAAAAGATTTCAAAGAATTATTATCTGATCAAAAAGAATGACAGTATTCTTTCACTGGCCAAGATGGATGAGGGCCAGAAAACAGACTATTTCACCAAATATATAGCCAAATTAAAGATTAAAGAGGAAAAAGAGGAACAGGAAAGAAGACGCGCAGAAAGGAGCAAAGGATTTGATACCGGAGACTATAGCGCTAATTCTATTTTTGCAAATAGCTCCAATGCTTTTGAGGATTTCGGAGTGACTACCAAAGGATTTTACTTCGGAAACACCGGAACTGTAAGTAAAGGAACATCTACCTTTAAACAAGTCTGGGGAGATCGTGCTCTTGCTGATAACTGGCGTTTTTCCAAGAAAATGGCTTCCATTGAAGATATGAAAAATGAAGCCCTGGGAGTAACTTCAGCACCTAATCCTAGACGTTTTGAGCCCTCTTACTATATTGAGCAGATCCCTACAGATCAAGGCAAATTGTCTCAGTTGAAAAAGGACAGAGATACCGCTTCATTAGGTCTGGGAATTATGTATCAGAACTATTTTACCAACACTCCCCTAGCTACAAAAACGCTGTATGATCTTGTAGATGTAAAACCGGAAGAAAAGGTAATGCTGCAGGCATTGTATGAGATTTTTGCCATGAATTATGAGAAAAATCCACAGGCTTCTGAAAGAGCAAAACAGATTCTCTTAGCAGATTATCCCTACACTTCTTATGCTGAATTTGCCAGAAATCCTAAAAACAAATCTTTCGTAAAATCAACAGAAGAAGTTGAAAATGAATATAAAAAGGCATATGCCTTATTTGAATCAGAAAAATTTGCGGAAAGTAAGGAGGTAATCGATCAGACACTTCAAAAATTCCCTAAAGATGCACTGGTTCCTAAATTATACCTGCTCAACGCATTCAATGCGGGGAAATCCAGTGGAAAGGAAGTCATGATTCTGCAGCTTGAACAGATTGCACTGAATTATTCTAAAACTCCTGAAGGGATAAGAGCCAAAGAAATGCTGGTTTATCTGAAAAGTGATCTCAGCTTCCAGGCAACGGATAATAAAGGAAATGCTGTTCCACAACAACCCGGAGGAACACCTGCACAGCCTAATGCCCAGAATACCGGCGTTCCGCAAATGAACAATGGAAAAGTACAAAAGCTGGAAAATATCAGTACACAAACCCTGAATATGGGTCCTGCTCCACAGCAGGGAAATCCTTCCCAACAGCAGCAAAAAAATAAGAAAACAACAGAAACTACCAAACCAGCATCAAAGGCACCGCCAAGACCTCAATAA